One Acropora palmata chromosome 2, jaAcrPala1.3, whole genome shotgun sequence genomic window carries:
- the LOC141874753 gene encoding uncharacterized protein LOC141874753 isoform X1, translating to MKGNLFGFACFLLWSLSTSTQEVHHPTPSKRLTMAHKDQHSNNKTSYSTLKNITQPKVPINQNKPQKSQSSAATVHNALAPSNSQASKIAVSTLRRVLGHAQASQAQATGRAILVHNVNDEVKHVVQGSTSERPSVIVVNPDSSKSSLDPFSQDCLDAHNNYRAKHGVPPLMWSRDLAEGAQAWADQLASTDSLQHDQVATQNHKIGENLAYFQPAVPKCEGAMVDNCVNCREMVQRWYDEVKNYDFDKGGPNRIKAPYRHFSQLIWADTSELGVGTAVSKRFGFITVARYRPSGNGGGAVEFTKNVPPEGGPLPSLTPQNNGKEKSDTNIKPASPASESTVVSSLAPTFTATPSASVLPSKKTNQDVPDRVAAQSIKTAIKIPAKNSSAQRAKPAVLVPTKSASASIPAAPKQVGAKIDSHTSDQPITKGARAKGGFVHTLTANDGAKAQVYLSKNGAHAGIVFRNKIFRVSQDEDSSNVKRTIYVM from the exons ATGAAGGGAAATCTATTTGgctttgcatgttttttgttATGGAGCCTATCAACATCAACACAAGAAG TTCATCATCCCACGCCATCAAAACGTCTTACAATGGCCCATAAAGATCAACATTCTAATAACAAAACATCATACAGTACTTTGAAAAACATCACCCAACCTAAGGTACCAATTAATCAGAACAAGCCTCAAAAATCTCAGTCAAGTGCTGCAACAGTCCACAATGCGCTTGCGCCTTCAAATTCACAAGCATCGAAGATAGCTGTCTCAACTCTAAGACGAGTCCTTGGGCATGCGCAAGCTTCACAAGCACAAGCCACAGGAAGAGCCATACTGGTTCACAATGTCAATGATGAAGTCAAACACGTCGTTCAag GTTCAACAAGTGAGAGGCCTTCTGTGATAGTTGTAAACCCTGACTCCTCTAAAA GCTCGTTGGATCCATTCTCTCAAGATTGCCTCGACGCGCATAATAATTACCGAGCTAAACATGGCGTACCCCCACTTATGTGGTCACGTGACCTAGCTGAGGGAGCGCAGGCTTGGGCCGACCAACTGGCTTCCACCGATTCATTGCAGCATGATCAAGTTGCCACCCAAAATCACAAGATAG GTGAAAATCTAGCATATTTTCAACCTGCTGTTCCAAAGTGTGAAGGAGCTATGGTTGACAATTGTGTCAATTGCCGAGAGATGGTTCAGCGCTGGTATGACGAAGTCAAAAACTATGACTTTGACAAGGGAGGTCCCAATAGAATCAAAGCACCTTACAGACATTTTAGTCAGCTGATCTGGGCGGACACGTCAGAACTGGGGGTTGGAACCGCGGTCAGTAAGCGGTTTGGTTTCATTACAGTTGCGCGATACAGACCCAGTGGAAATGGAGGAGGGGCTGTTGAATTCACAAAGAACGTCCCACCGGAGGGAG GTCCCTTACCTTCCCTAACTCCACAAAATAACGGCAAAGAGAAGAGTGATACAAATATCAAACCTGCTAGCCCTGCGTCGGAAAGCACAGTGGTTTCAAGTTTAGCACCAACTTTCACTGCGACCCCATCTGCAAGTGTGCTTCcatcgaaaaaaacaaaccaagatGTCCCTGACCGTGTGGCGGCCCAAAGCATAAAGACAGCAATCAAAATTCCCGCCAAAAATTCATCAGCCCAAAGGGCAAAGCCAGCAGTCCTAGTTCCCACCAAAAGCGCATCCGCTTCAATTCCAGCCGCACCAAAGCAAGTTGGCGCCAAAATCGACAGTCACACATCTGATCAACCAATAACAAAAGGCGCTCGTGCTAAAGGTGGATTTGTGCACACGCTAACCGCAAATGACGGTGCAAAGGCTCAGGTGTACTTAAGCAAAAATGGAGCGCACGCAGGAATCGTGTTTAGGAACAAAATATTCAGAG TCTCACAAGACGAGGATTCATCCAATGTCAAGAGAACGATATACGTGATGTAA
- the LOC141874763 gene encoding adenosine receptor A2a-like codes for MSTANLSDLDNDIYLSIIQNKTYWTSLAVLGFILAIAITAGNSMLLYTIYKDPRKSLRSAPGFLIANLSVADLLLGLLNLSIVAVRDVYRSQLINMPFLGTLKAFMYVVFMTTLFVSSNTIIAMSATCYIAISQPMEYRTIVTTKRIKIYIAVLWIMGFACLLPVSGLSPKMYTMIYLHTHATIPAILLTVIYVKVFRAIARQTRELQQSGFNKLATKSLERERNMAVVVIIILALFYITYMPQYITLHLLYFCNSCQQSVTFHEIAVALSRFVYLSTAINPFVYAWRVPKYRQALIDCWKICRGVPHRGITGQSSLAPSSQMSNSRIMQRPNLVNNRTAQMSNSESTYL; via the coding sequence ATGTCCACGGCAAATTTATCTGATCTAGACAATGATATTTATCTCTCAATCATCCAGAACAAAACGTACTGGACGAGCTTAGCAGTACTTGGATTCATTTTGGCTATTGCTATCACCGCAGGAAACTCCATGCTGCTTTACACAATTTACAAGGATCCACGCAAGTCTCTTCGCTCCGCGCCTGGTTTTCTCATCGCCAATTTAAGCGTTGCTGATTTACTGTTGGGTCTGTTAAATCTCTCAATTGTGGCTGTTCGAGATGTGTATCGATCTCAGCTAATTAACATGCCATTTCTCGGAACATTAAAAGCATTTATGTATGTAGTTTTCATGACTACACTATTCGTGAGTTCCAATACAATCATAGCGATGTCTGCGACATGTTACATTGCAATCAGCCAGCCTATGGAATACAGGACTATAGTTACAACAAAAAGAATCAAGATCTATATTGCTGTGCTATGGATTATGGGCTTCGCCTGTCTTCTCCCTGTTTCCGGGTTATCTCCAAAGATGTACACCATGATTTATTTGCATACCCACGCAACTATCCCCGCCATCTTGCTGACCGTCATCTACGTGAAAGTGTTTCGCGCTATAGCGAGACAGACGCGCGAGCTTCAACAGAGTGGCTTCAACAAATTGGCGACGAAATCGCTGGAACGCGAGCGCAACATGGCCGTTGTAGTCATCATAATCTTAGCTTTATTCTACATCACGTACATGCCGCAATATATTACTCTTCACCTGTTATACTTTTGTAATTCTTGTCAGCAATCCGTCACTTTCCACGAGATTGCTGTCGCGTTATCTCGATTTGTGTATTTGAGCACCGCAATTAACCCATTTGTGTACGCTTGGAGGGTACCCAAGTATCGCCAAGCTTTGATAGACTGTTGGAAGATTTGTCGGGGTGTACCACACAGAGGAATTACTGGTCAAAGTTCACTTGCACCTTCAAGCCAAATGAGTAACTCGAGAATTATGCAAAGACCTAATCTGGTGAATAATAGAACAGCTCAAATGAGTAATTCTGAATCGACCTATCTTTAA
- the LOC141874753 gene encoding uncharacterized protein LOC141874753 isoform X2: protein MKGNLFGFACFLLWSLSTSTQEVHHPTPSKRLTMAHKDQHSNNKTSYSTLKNITQPKVPINQNKPQKSQSSAATVHNALAPSNSQASKIAVSTLRRVLGHAQASQAQATGRAILVHNVNDEVKHVVQGSLDPFSQDCLDAHNNYRAKHGVPPLMWSRDLAEGAQAWADQLASTDSLQHDQVATQNHKIGENLAYFQPAVPKCEGAMVDNCVNCREMVQRWYDEVKNYDFDKGGPNRIKAPYRHFSQLIWADTSELGVGTAVSKRFGFITVARYRPSGNGGGAVEFTKNVPPEGGPLPSLTPQNNGKEKSDTNIKPASPASESTVVSSLAPTFTATPSASVLPSKKTNQDVPDRVAAQSIKTAIKIPAKNSSAQRAKPAVLVPTKSASASIPAAPKQVGAKIDSHTSDQPITKGARAKGGFVHTLTANDGAKAQVYLSKNGAHAGIVFRNKIFRVSQDEDSSNVKRTIYVM, encoded by the exons ATGAAGGGAAATCTATTTGgctttgcatgttttttgttATGGAGCCTATCAACATCAACACAAGAAG TTCATCATCCCACGCCATCAAAACGTCTTACAATGGCCCATAAAGATCAACATTCTAATAACAAAACATCATACAGTACTTTGAAAAACATCACCCAACCTAAGGTACCAATTAATCAGAACAAGCCTCAAAAATCTCAGTCAAGTGCTGCAACAGTCCACAATGCGCTTGCGCCTTCAAATTCACAAGCATCGAAGATAGCTGTCTCAACTCTAAGACGAGTCCTTGGGCATGCGCAAGCTTCACAAGCACAAGCCACAGGAAGAGCCATACTGGTTCACAATGTCAATGATGAAGTCAAACACGTCGTTCAag GCTCGTTGGATCCATTCTCTCAAGATTGCCTCGACGCGCATAATAATTACCGAGCTAAACATGGCGTACCCCCACTTATGTGGTCACGTGACCTAGCTGAGGGAGCGCAGGCTTGGGCCGACCAACTGGCTTCCACCGATTCATTGCAGCATGATCAAGTTGCCACCCAAAATCACAAGATAG GTGAAAATCTAGCATATTTTCAACCTGCTGTTCCAAAGTGTGAAGGAGCTATGGTTGACAATTGTGTCAATTGCCGAGAGATGGTTCAGCGCTGGTATGACGAAGTCAAAAACTATGACTTTGACAAGGGAGGTCCCAATAGAATCAAAGCACCTTACAGACATTTTAGTCAGCTGATCTGGGCGGACACGTCAGAACTGGGGGTTGGAACCGCGGTCAGTAAGCGGTTTGGTTTCATTACAGTTGCGCGATACAGACCCAGTGGAAATGGAGGAGGGGCTGTTGAATTCACAAAGAACGTCCCACCGGAGGGAG GTCCCTTACCTTCCCTAACTCCACAAAATAACGGCAAAGAGAAGAGTGATACAAATATCAAACCTGCTAGCCCTGCGTCGGAAAGCACAGTGGTTTCAAGTTTAGCACCAACTTTCACTGCGACCCCATCTGCAAGTGTGCTTCcatcgaaaaaaacaaaccaagatGTCCCTGACCGTGTGGCGGCCCAAAGCATAAAGACAGCAATCAAAATTCCCGCCAAAAATTCATCAGCCCAAAGGGCAAAGCCAGCAGTCCTAGTTCCCACCAAAAGCGCATCCGCTTCAATTCCAGCCGCACCAAAGCAAGTTGGCGCCAAAATCGACAGTCACACATCTGATCAACCAATAACAAAAGGCGCTCGTGCTAAAGGTGGATTTGTGCACACGCTAACCGCAAATGACGGTGCAAAGGCTCAGGTGTACTTAAGCAAAAATGGAGCGCACGCAGGAATCGTGTTTAGGAACAAAATATTCAGAG TCTCACAAGACGAGGATTCATCCAATGTCAAGAGAACGATATACGTGATGTAA
- the LOC141874762 gene encoding adenosine receptor A1-like: MSTANLSDLDNDIYLSIIQNKTYWTSLAVLGFILAIAITAGNSMLLYTIYKDPRKSLRSAPGFLITNLTVADLLLGLLNLSIVAVRDVYRSQLINMPFLGILKAFMYIVFMTTLFVSCNTIIVMSATCYVAINQPLEYKTIVTTKRIKICIAVLWIMGLGTCLLPVAGLSQQTFVMIYLHTHATIPAILLTVIYVKVFRAVARRTRELQQSGYDKLATKSLERERNMVVVVIIILALFYITYMPQYITLHLLYFCNSCQQSVTFHEIDVALSRFVYLSSAINPFVYAWRVPKYRQALIDCWKICRGVPHRGITGQSSLSHSSQMNTSRIVQRPTLTNNRTAQMINSESTYL, translated from the coding sequence ATGTCCACGGCAAATTTATCTGATCTAGACAATGATATTTATCTCTCAATCATCCAGAACAAAACATACTGGACGAGCTTAGCAGTACTCGGATTCATTTTGGCTATTGCTATCACCGCAGGAAACTCCATGCTGCTTTACACAATTTACAAGGATCCACGCAAGTCTCTTCGCTCCGCGCCTGGTTTCCTCATCACCAATTTAACCGTTGCTGATTTACTGTTGGGTCTGTTAAATCTCTCAATTGTGGCTGTTCGAGATGTGTATCGATCTCAGCTAATTAACATGCCATTTCTCGGAATATTAAAAGCATTTATGTATATAGTTTTCATGACTACACTATTCGTGAGTTGTAATACAATCATAGTTATGTCTGCGACATGTTACGTTGCAATCAACCAGCCTCTGGAATACAAGACCATAGTTACAACAAAAAGAATCAAGATCTGTATTGCTGTGCTATGGATTATGGGCTTAGGAACATGTCTTCTCCCTGTTGCCGGGTTATCTCAACAGACGTTCGTCATGATTTATTTGCATACCCACGCAACTATCCCCGCCATCTTGCTGACCGTCATCTACGTGAAAGTGTTTCGCGCGGTAGCGAGACGGACGCGCGAGCTTCAACAGAGTGGCTACGACAAATTGGCGACGAAATCGTTGGAACGCGAGCGCAACATGGTCGTTGTAGTCATCATAATCTTAGCTTTATTCTACATCACGTACATGCCGCAATATATTACTCTTCACCTGTTATACTTTTGTAATTCTTGCCAGCAATCCGTCACTTTCCACGAGATTGATGTCGCGTTATCTCGATTTGTGTATTTGAGCTCAGCAATTAACCCATTTGTGTACGCTTGGAGGGTGCCCAAGTATCGCCAAGCCTTGATAGACTGTTGGAAGATTTGTCGGGGTGTACCACACAGAGGAATTACTGGTCAGAGTTCACTTTCACATTCAAGCCAAATGAATACCTCGAGAATTGTGCAAAGACCTACCCTGACGAATAATAGAACAGCTCAAATGATTAATTCTGAATCGACCTATCTTTAA